Proteins from one Meriones unguiculatus strain TT.TT164.6M chromosome 10, Bangor_MerUng_6.1, whole genome shotgun sequence genomic window:
- the Acd gene encoding adrenocortical dysplasia protein homolog isoform X2 — translation MSESGRLVLRPWIRELILGPETLSSPRAGQLLKDSETPGPSSAPDIPDTGAVLLVSDGTHSVRCVVTRNAIDTSDWEEKEFGFRGTEGRLLLLQVCEVRIQIAQDHEPAEFYLQVDRFNLLPMEQPRVQVTGCNQDSDVQKKLNDCLEDHLSESASSSAGLTLSQLLDEVKEDQDHRGALVRLAESCLVLAGPCTTTPLTHWTTSCCQATGEAVFTVSSLLLHISENEEKILSSIDSNQKVQATPNSLGHIPLEESGASVSLLSALDTSDPGQKNSFQPLPAVCSTPPTREAPNSSPCSSTPSSPLLTCTPSLSPLSHVPRANQVFVTRAQVHNQEIKECQRPIKKRQLFPRTGAKAAQEPCSVWEPPKRHHDASAFQYKYDPPSASLHAQVQTARLSPHLVAWALNLVMESESELTQA, via the exons ATGTCGGAGTCGGGGAGGCTGGTCCTGCGGCCCTGGATTCGAGAGCTGATCCTGGGCCCGGAGACACTGTCAAGTCCACGAGCCGGGCAGCTGCTCAAG GACTCGGAGACCCCGGGTCCGTCCTCCGCCCCTGACATCCCTGACACCGGGGCCGTGTTGCTTGTGTCAGACGGAACTCACAGTGTCCGATGCGTGGTGACGCGCAACGCCATCGACACCTCCGACTG GGAGGAGAAAGAGTTCGGATTCCGCGGGACAGAGGGCCGGCTCCTGCTGCTGCAGGTCTGCGAGGTCCGCATTCAGATTGCTCAGGACCATGAG CCTGCCGAGTTCTACCTCCAGGTGGACCGCTTTAACCTGCTGCCCATGGAGCAGCCCCGGGTCCAGGTGACTGGTTG cAACCAGGATTCAGATGTTCAGAAGAAGCTCAATGACTGCCTTGA GGACCACCTTTCGGAGTCTGCTTCTTCCAGTGCAG GCCTGACACTGTCTCAGCTTCTGGATGAGGTGAAGGAGGACCAGGATCATCGAGGGGCACTGGTGCGTCTAGCCGAGAGCTGCCTGGTGCTAGCAGGCCCTTGCACGACAACCCCCCTCACTCACTGGACTACCTCTTGCTGCCAGGCCACG GGAGAAGCTGTGTTCACTGTGTCTAGCTTATTGCTGCACATCTCTGAGAATGAGGAGAAAATCCTGAGTTCTATCGACTCAAATCAGAAGGTACAGG CAACCCCCAATTCCCTTGGCCACATACCATTAGAGGAAAGTGGTGCCAGTGTTAGCCTTCTGTCAGCCTTGGATACATCGGACCCTGGGCAGAAGAACAGCTTCCAGCCTCTACCAGCTGTTTGCTCAACCCCCCCAACACGTGAAGCCCCCAATTCTTCACCCTGCAGTTCTACACCCAGCTCCCCTCTCCTGACCTGCACCCCGAGTCTCTCACCCCTTAGCCATGTCCCCAGAGCAAACCAGGTCTTCGTGACTAGAGCCCAGGTTCACAACCAGGAGATCAAGGAGTGCCAGAGGCCCATCAAGAAACGGCAGCTTTTTCCAAGAACTGGAGCCAAGGCAGCCCAAGAGCCCTGCTCTGTCTGG GAACCTCCAAAGAGGCATCATGATGCTTCTGCTTTCCAGTATAAATACGACccaccctctgcctccctccatgCTCAGGTCCAAACTGCCAG GCTCTCTCCTCACCTGGTAGCTTGGGCCTTGAACTTGGTGATGGAGTCAGAGTCTGAGTTAACACAGGCCTAA
- the Acd gene encoding adrenocortical dysplasia protein homolog isoform X1 encodes MSESGRLVLRPWIRELILGPETLSSPRAGQLLKVLQDSETPGPSSAPDIPDTGAVLLVSDGTHSVRCVVTRNAIDTSDWEEKEFGFRGTEGRLLLLQVCEVRIQIAQDHEPAEFYLQVDRFNLLPMEQPRVQVTGCNQDSDVQKKLNDCLEDHLSESASSSAGLTLSQLLDEVKEDQDHRGALVRLAESCLVLAGPCTTTPLTHWTTSCCQATGEAVFTVSSLLLHISENEEKILSSIDSNQKVQATPNSLGHIPLEESGASVSLLSALDTSDPGQKNSFQPLPAVCSTPPTREAPNSSPCSSTPSSPLLTCTPSLSPLSHVPRANQVFVTRAQVHNQEIKECQRPIKKRQLFPRTGAKAAQEPCSVWEPPKRHHDASAFQYKYDPPSASLHAQVQTARLSPHLVAWALNLVMESESELTQA; translated from the exons ATGTCGGAGTCGGGGAGGCTGGTCCTGCGGCCCTGGATTCGAGAGCTGATCCTGGGCCCGGAGACACTGTCAAGTCCACGAGCCGGGCAGCTGCTCAAG GTACTCCAGGACTCGGAGACCCCGGGTCCGTCCTCCGCCCCTGACATCCCTGACACCGGGGCCGTGTTGCTTGTGTCAGACGGAACTCACAGTGTCCGATGCGTGGTGACGCGCAACGCCATCGACACCTCCGACTG GGAGGAGAAAGAGTTCGGATTCCGCGGGACAGAGGGCCGGCTCCTGCTGCTGCAGGTCTGCGAGGTCCGCATTCAGATTGCTCAGGACCATGAG CCTGCCGAGTTCTACCTCCAGGTGGACCGCTTTAACCTGCTGCCCATGGAGCAGCCCCGGGTCCAGGTGACTGGTTG cAACCAGGATTCAGATGTTCAGAAGAAGCTCAATGACTGCCTTGA GGACCACCTTTCGGAGTCTGCTTCTTCCAGTGCAG GCCTGACACTGTCTCAGCTTCTGGATGAGGTGAAGGAGGACCAGGATCATCGAGGGGCACTGGTGCGTCTAGCCGAGAGCTGCCTGGTGCTAGCAGGCCCTTGCACGACAACCCCCCTCACTCACTGGACTACCTCTTGCTGCCAGGCCACG GGAGAAGCTGTGTTCACTGTGTCTAGCTTATTGCTGCACATCTCTGAGAATGAGGAGAAAATCCTGAGTTCTATCGACTCAAATCAGAAGGTACAGG CAACCCCCAATTCCCTTGGCCACATACCATTAGAGGAAAGTGGTGCCAGTGTTAGCCTTCTGTCAGCCTTGGATACATCGGACCCTGGGCAGAAGAACAGCTTCCAGCCTCTACCAGCTGTTTGCTCAACCCCCCCAACACGTGAAGCCCCCAATTCTTCACCCTGCAGTTCTACACCCAGCTCCCCTCTCCTGACCTGCACCCCGAGTCTCTCACCCCTTAGCCATGTCCCCAGAGCAAACCAGGTCTTCGTGACTAGAGCCCAGGTTCACAACCAGGAGATCAAGGAGTGCCAGAGGCCCATCAAGAAACGGCAGCTTTTTCCAAGAACTGGAGCCAAGGCAGCCCAAGAGCCCTGCTCTGTCTGG GAACCTCCAAAGAGGCATCATGATGCTTCTGCTTTCCAGTATAAATACGACccaccctctgcctccctccatgCTCAGGTCCAAACTGCCAG GCTCTCTCCTCACCTGGTAGCTTGGGCCTTGAACTTGGTGATGGAGTCAGAGTCTGAGTTAACACAGGCCTAA
- the Acd gene encoding adrenocortical dysplasia protein homolog isoform X3, whose amino-acid sequence MFRRSSMTALRTTFRSLLLPVQGEAVFTVSSLLLHISENEEKILSSIDSNQKVQATPNSLGHIPLEESGASVSLLSALDTSDPGQKNSFQPLPAVCSTPPTREAPNSSPCSSTPSSPLLTCTPSLSPLSHVPRANQVFVTRAQVHNQEIKECQRPIKKRQLFPRTGAKAAQEPCSVWEPPKRHHDASAFQYKYDPPSASLHAQVQTARLSPHLVAWALNLVMESESELTQA is encoded by the exons ATGTTCAGAAGAAGCTCAATGACTGCCTTGA GGACCACCTTTCGGAGTCTGCTTCTTCCAGTGCAG GGAGAAGCTGTGTTCACTGTGTCTAGCTTATTGCTGCACATCTCTGAGAATGAGGAGAAAATCCTGAGTTCTATCGACTCAAATCAGAAGGTACAGG CAACCCCCAATTCCCTTGGCCACATACCATTAGAGGAAAGTGGTGCCAGTGTTAGCCTTCTGTCAGCCTTGGATACATCGGACCCTGGGCAGAAGAACAGCTTCCAGCCTCTACCAGCTGTTTGCTCAACCCCCCCAACACGTGAAGCCCCCAATTCTTCACCCTGCAGTTCTACACCCAGCTCCCCTCTCCTGACCTGCACCCCGAGTCTCTCACCCCTTAGCCATGTCCCCAGAGCAAACCAGGTCTTCGTGACTAGAGCCCAGGTTCACAACCAGGAGATCAAGGAGTGCCAGAGGCCCATCAAGAAACGGCAGCTTTTTCCAAGAACTGGAGCCAAGGCAGCCCAAGAGCCCTGCTCTGTCTGG GAACCTCCAAAGAGGCATCATGATGCTTCTGCTTTCCAGTATAAATACGACccaccctctgcctccctccatgCTCAGGTCCAAACTGCCAG GCTCTCTCCTCACCTGGTAGCTTGGGCCTTGAACTTGGTGATGGAGTCAGAGTCTGAGTTAACACAGGCCTAA